The following coding sequences are from one Halobaculum sp. XH14 window:
- a CDS encoding class I adenylate-forming enzyme family protein — protein MKFLEAFDRTVRCHGADTAVVTADGRSFTYREFDRRSTRLSNALRERIGDGRCAVLALNGPCAVESMVAGHKRGAATVQLSFRGEVGELVAMAETADAEALVFDDANAATALAMLARGAFETAIHAGEADLTSLDAAGDVDGAAAAGVESYEDVLADADDDLHEDLPAGEECSVFYTSGTTSRPKAVRFDGEQLWLGAVQGVMEHGIDVTDTAVVTTPWYHMVTSDAWLYPHFLAGATVVLHPSFDPQEVLELVEAHGATGLLAVPTQLDAINEVQAEAGYDTGSLEYVRTGGAIVTERLVERTTELLSEHLYNTYGMTEAGPDLTFAHPSAQDEHPGTIGKEAFSWELRVVETAPVDEHPDPEATVDAGERGEIIARGPGMSEGYIDNERAQAKSYFGEWLRTRDVARIDEDGFLYIVDRVDNMFTSGGENVYPAEVERALEAHEAVSEALVFGIEDERWGRRVTAVVVTDGSVDAPDLDDFCTASDSLADFKRPREYAVRTDPLPRTDTGTVLRESVIEEHFG, from the coding sequence ATGAAATTCCTCGAGGCATTCGACCGCACGGTGCGATGTCACGGCGCGGACACGGCGGTCGTCACCGCCGACGGCCGTTCGTTCACCTACCGCGAGTTCGACCGACGGAGCACGCGCCTGTCGAACGCCCTCCGGGAGCGCATCGGCGACGGGCGCTGTGCGGTGCTCGCGCTGAACGGGCCCTGCGCGGTCGAGTCGATGGTCGCGGGCCACAAGCGCGGCGCCGCGACGGTCCAGCTCTCGTTCCGCGGCGAGGTCGGCGAGCTCGTGGCGATGGCCGAGACCGCCGACGCCGAGGCGCTCGTCTTCGACGACGCGAACGCCGCGACCGCGCTCGCCATGCTCGCGCGGGGCGCGTTCGAGACGGCCATCCACGCCGGCGAGGCCGACCTGACCTCCCTCGATGCCGCCGGCGACGTCGACGGCGCGGCCGCCGCCGGCGTCGAGTCCTACGAGGACGTGCTCGCGGACGCTGACGACGACCTCCACGAGGACCTCCCGGCGGGCGAGGAGTGCAGCGTCTTCTACACCAGCGGGACGACCAGCCGGCCCAAGGCCGTCCGCTTCGACGGCGAGCAGCTGTGGCTCGGCGCGGTCCAGGGCGTCATGGAACACGGCATCGACGTCACCGACACCGCCGTCGTGACGACGCCCTGGTACCACATGGTCACCTCCGATGCGTGGCTCTACCCCCACTTCCTCGCGGGCGCGACCGTCGTCCTGCACCCCAGCTTCGACCCGCAGGAGGTGCTCGAACTGGTCGAGGCCCACGGCGCGACCGGCCTGCTCGCCGTGCCGACCCAGCTCGACGCCATCAACGAGGTGCAGGCCGAGGCCGGCTACGACACGGGGTCGCTGGAGTACGTCCGGACCGGCGGCGCCATCGTCACCGAGCGCCTCGTCGAGCGCACCACGGAACTGCTCTCCGAGCACCTCTACAACACGTACGGGATGACCGAGGCCGGGCCGGACCTCACGTTCGCGCACCCGAGCGCCCAGGACGAGCATCCGGGGACGATCGGCAAGGAGGCGTTCTCGTGGGAGCTTCGCGTCGTCGAGACCGCGCCGGTGGACGAGCATCCCGACCCGGAGGCGACCGTCGACGCCGGCGAGCGCGGCGAGATCATCGCCCGCGGGCCGGGCATGTCCGAGGGGTACATCGACAACGAGCGGGCGCAGGCGAAGAGCTACTTCGGCGAGTGGCTCCGGACGCGCGACGTCGCGCGGATCGACGAGGACGGCTTCCTCTACATCGTTGATCGCGTGGACAACATGTTCACGAGCGGCGGCGAGAACGTCTACCCGGCGGAGGTCGAGCGAGCGCTGGAGGCACACGAGGCCGTGAGCGAAGCGCTCGTGTTCGGCATCGAGGACGAGCGCTGGGGCCGTCGCGTGACGGCGGTCGTCGTGACCGACGGCTCGGTCGACGCGCCGGACCTCGACGACTTTTGCACGGCGAGCGACTCGCTCGCCGACTTCAAGCGCCCCCGCGAGTACGCCGTCCGGACCGACCCGCTCCCCCGGACCGACACGGGGACGGTGCTGCGCGAGTCGGTCATCGAGGAGCACTTCGGCTGA
- a CDS encoding IclR family transcriptional regulator: MPRETTDGRGVRSDETLFSIIEQLREADGMGVTELAARTGFAKSTVHDHLASLLAHDFVEKRGDTYHLGLQFFSYGQYVRNQYDVYEAAKPIVDDLVESTGEMAWLLAHENGRLMYLYGRAGRTNINANTLIGSWAYMHCNSGGKAILAQLPESEVREIIDAHGLPARTDNTITDPDALLAELERVREQGYGLNLGEDLEGIHAVAVPLVFEESVHGALAVAGPAHRVSRERCETDLAERLRASTNDVELNLAYR; encoded by the coding sequence ATGCCCAGAGAGACCACGGACGGAAGGGGGGTGAGATCGGACGAGACGCTATTCTCCATCATCGAACAGCTCCGCGAGGCCGACGGGATGGGCGTCACCGAGCTGGCGGCGCGGACGGGGTTCGCGAAGAGCACGGTCCACGACCACCTCGCGTCGCTGCTGGCCCACGACTTCGTGGAGAAGCGCGGCGACACCTACCACCTCGGCCTGCAGTTTTTCAGCTACGGCCAGTACGTCCGCAACCAGTACGACGTGTACGAGGCGGCAAAGCCCATCGTGGACGACCTCGTGGAGTCGACGGGGGAGATGGCCTGGCTGCTCGCCCACGAGAACGGTCGACTGATGTATCTCTACGGCCGAGCCGGTCGCACCAACATCAACGCCAACACGCTCATCGGTTCGTGGGCGTACATGCACTGCAACTCGGGGGGGAAGGCGATCCTCGCACAGCTTCCCGAATCCGAGGTCCGGGAGATCATCGACGCCCACGGCCTGCCGGCGCGGACGGACAACACCATCACCGACCCGGACGCGCTGCTCGCCGAACTCGAGCGCGTCCGCGAGCAGGGGTACGGGCTGAACCTCGGCGAGGACCTGGAGGGGATCCACGCCGTCGCGGTCCCGCTCGTGTTCGAAGAGTCCGTCCACGGCGCGCTCGCGGTCGCCGGCCCCGCCCACCGCGTCAGCCGGGAGCGCTGCGAGACCGACCTCGCCGAGCGCCTGCGGGCCTCGACCAACGACGTCGAACTCAACCTCGCCTACCGGTAG